A genomic region of Methanosarcina thermophila TM-1 contains the following coding sequences:
- a CDS encoding epoxyqueuosine reductase encodes MEEQAEKSKMEKLTEELKEMALTLGAFKVGIATTETLAGGPPSADLTYVLPGAKSAVVFALAFDQNLIEPYFRKKDHKSLDTNKVRTTTLANGIALEMAGFLQQYGYKASPQLANFVYRQDSENWLLDMHPPISHRYLAVRSGIGHFGYSGNIITKEYGSAIVLASVVTDAELIPTEPLPEEENYCDECKICLAVCSSGYVDPLEKVTVNLGGKEFTYGKRRSNSRCFLVCGGLTGLNSSGKWSTWSPARFEIPKKDEDFIAALPGAIETYLKRPKIKGGFFICLIPGNRMEYTCSNCHFVCHPDKEVRKARYRMLTESGVIIQEPDGTRRAVSPEEAKEYLKAMPPERRELYESVPEE; translated from the coding sequence ATGGAAGAACAAGCTGAAAAATCGAAAATGGAAAAACTAACTGAAGAACTCAAAGAAATGGCTTTGACCCTTGGAGCTTTTAAAGTGGGCATCGCTACAACCGAAACCCTTGCAGGCGGTCCTCCTTCCGCGGATCTGACATATGTGCTGCCAGGAGCAAAATCGGCAGTCGTTTTTGCTCTTGCTTTTGACCAGAACCTCATAGAGCCCTACTTTAGAAAAAAGGATCACAAATCCTTAGACACAAATAAGGTGCGGACAACCACCCTTGCTAACGGGATAGCCCTTGAAATGGCAGGATTCTTGCAGCAGTATGGTTACAAAGCTTCTCCCCAGCTTGCGAATTTCGTTTACCGTCAGGATTCGGAAAACTGGCTGCTGGATATGCACCCCCCTATTTCCCACAGGTATCTAGCAGTTCGCTCCGGGATAGGACACTTCGGGTACTCAGGGAACATAATCACAAAGGAATACGGATCAGCAATTGTCCTGGCATCTGTAGTTACGGACGCGGAGCTTATCCCGACAGAGCCACTGCCAGAAGAAGAGAATTATTGTGATGAATGCAAGATCTGCCTTGCAGTCTGTTCCTCTGGATATGTTGACCCTCTTGAAAAGGTAACAGTAAATCTTGGAGGAAAGGAGTTTACTTACGGAAAAAGGAGAAGCAACAGTCGATGTTTCCTTGTCTGCGGAGGGCTTACAGGTCTGAATTCCTCGGGAAAATGGTCAACCTGGTCTCCGGCTCGCTTTGAGATTCCAAAAAAGGATGAAGATTTTATCGCTGCGTTGCCCGGTGCAATAGAGACATACCTCAAACGACCGAAAATCAAAGGCGGATTTTTCATATGCCTGATCCCAGGAAACAGAATGGAATATACCTGTTCAAACTGTCATTTTGTCTGCCATCCTGACAAAGAAGTCCGGAAAGCACGATACAGGATGCTCACAGAAAGCGGCGTGATCATACAGGAGCCCGATGGAACCCGCAGAGCCGTGTCTCCGGAGGAAGCAAAGGAGTATCTCAAAGCAATGCCTCCAGAAAGGAGAGAGCTTTACGAATCCGTTCCAGAGGAGTAA
- a CDS encoding replication factor C small subunit produces MVQALMEDSTIKEEIWIEKYRPVRLDQVVGQEETIERLKSYVATRNLPHLLFSGPPGVGKTASAVSIAREIFGEELWRENFTELNASDERGIDVVRTKIKNFAKTAPIGGAGFKIIFLDEADALTPDAQSALRRTMERFSNNCRFILSCNYSSRIIEPIQSRCAVFRFRRLSEEAVRSRLEYIAKDQGLSITEDGYEALIYVSQGDMRKAVNSLQAAAFIDPEKPISRETIYRTTATADPEDIRSLIETALSGNFRLARKELNRLLYEEGLSGEDIIGQIYRAISEMDNRMILDLGLSERRIVELVDKVGEIDFRLTEGATEKIQLEALLAHFALSGAD; encoded by the coding sequence ATGGTGCAAGCATTGATGGAGGACTCTACGATTAAAGAAGAGATCTGGATCGAAAAATACAGGCCTGTCAGGCTGGACCAGGTGGTAGGGCAGGAAGAAACAATTGAACGCCTGAAATCCTACGTTGCAACGAGAAATCTTCCCCATCTCCTGTTTTCAGGACCGCCTGGGGTCGGAAAAACAGCCTCTGCAGTATCGATTGCAAGAGAAATCTTCGGGGAAGAGCTCTGGCGTGAGAACTTTACCGAACTCAATGCATCAGATGAAAGAGGTATTGATGTTGTCCGGACGAAAATTAAAAATTTTGCAAAAACTGCCCCTATAGGAGGAGCTGGGTTCAAAATTATCTTTCTGGATGAAGCCGATGCACTGACCCCAGATGCCCAATCTGCACTCAGGCGGACAATGGAGCGCTTCAGCAATAACTGCCGGTTTATTCTGTCTTGCAATTATTCTTCCAGAATTATAGAGCCTATCCAGTCCCGCTGTGCAGTTTTCAGGTTCAGGCGCCTTTCTGAAGAGGCTGTCAGGAGCCGCCTTGAGTACATAGCTAAAGATCAGGGTTTATCCATTACTGAAGACGGATATGAGGCTCTTATTTATGTATCTCAGGGAGACATGAGAAAAGCTGTGAATTCTCTCCAGGCTGCTGCTTTCATAGATCCAGAAAAGCCTATATCCAGGGAAACCATTTATAGAACTACAGCAACTGCAGATCCTGAGGATATCAGAAGCCTGATCGAAACGGCTCTGAGCGGGAATTTCAGGCTTGCGCGAAAGGAACTGAACAGGTTGCTCTATGAGGAGGGTCTTTCCGGGGAAGATATAATTGGACAGATTTACAGGGCAATCTCGGAAATGGATAACCGGATGATTCTGGATCTCGGGCTTTCTGAAAGACGCATTGTCGAACTCGTAGATAAAGTAGGTGAGATCGATTTCAGGCTCACTGAAGGTGCTACTGAAAAGATCCAGCTCGAAGCTTTACTCGCACATTTTGCACTCTCAGGTGCAGATTAA
- a CDS encoding COG2426 family protein, translating into MSVELTLVNMLEAVPHWLAVLILGAVPVSELRGAIPIAIGIYGMRPFEAFFFSVLGNLLPVIPLLLFLEPVSNYLRRYSIFDAFFTWLFSRTRRNNIENFEKYGLLALTIFVAIPLPATGAWSGCAAAFVFGIKFRHALPAIALGIMIAGIVVTALTVTGISIADMLLSV; encoded by the coding sequence ATGTCTGTTGAACTAACATTAGTAAATATGCTGGAGGCTGTTCCCCACTGGCTTGCAGTTTTGATTCTGGGAGCTGTACCCGTTTCCGAACTGAGGGGGGCAATCCCTATCGCGATAGGCATTTATGGAATGAGACCCTTCGAAGCCTTCTTCTTCTCAGTGCTTGGGAACCTTCTTCCTGTAATTCCCCTTCTGCTCTTCCTTGAGCCGGTCTCGAACTATCTCAGACGCTATTCAATCTTTGATGCTTTCTTTACCTGGCTTTTCTCAAGGACCCGCAGAAACAATATTGAGAATTTTGAAAAATACGGACTCCTTGCACTGACTATCTTTGTAGCCATACCCCTGCCCGCCACAGGTGCCTGGTCAGGTTGTGCAGCAGCATTTGTATTCGGGATCAAGTTCAGGCATGCGTTGCCAGCAATTGCTCTCGGCATCATGATAGCCGGAATTGTAGTAACTGCCCTTACTGTTACAGGCATAAGTATTGCTGATATGCTCCTGAGTGTATAA
- a CDS encoding 4Fe-4S dicluster domain-containing protein: MAKADKKNKKIVQSKKCVGCGICASVCPVNVKLMKSEDFDPETSELGIRILGGVAVINDEVCVRCGACSKICPVESLTVVDMGSAAA, from the coding sequence ATGGCAAAGGCAGATAAGAAAAACAAAAAAATAGTTCAGTCGAAAAAATGTGTTGGATGCGGAATCTGTGCTTCCGTTTGCCCTGTAAATGTAAAACTGATGAAAAGTGAAGACTTTGATCCCGAAACCTCTGAACTGGGAATCAGGATCCTGGGCGGAGTAGCAGTTATCAATGATGAAGTTTGTGTCCGCTGTGGTGCTTGCTCAAAGATTTGCCCTGTGGAATCTCTGACCGTAGTGGATATGGGATCCGCAGCTGCATAA
- a CDS encoding histone family protein: MRDYKVYISKKSRLEDNMAKVIPFAPIERLIRTAGAHRVSESVGIALTEILEEYGLEISREAIKLAEHAGRKTVKAEDIRLAKEML; the protein is encoded by the coding sequence ATCAGGGATTATAAGGTATATATCAGCAAAAAAAGTAGATTGGAGGATAATATGGCAAAAGTAATACCATTTGCACCAATTGAGCGTTTAATAAGGACTGCAGGTGCTCATAGAGTAAGTGAGAGTGTGGGAATAGCTCTTACAGAAATTCTGGAAGAATATGGACTTGAGATCTCAAGAGAAGCAATAAAACTTGCAGAACATGCAGGCAGAAAAACCGTAAAAGCTGAAGATATAAGACTAGCAAAAGAAATGTTATAA